DNA sequence from the Methanolobus psychrophilus R15 genome:
GGCTATTCATTTTATCCTTTTTGCGGCTCAGATGTGAAAAAAACAACGGTCGAATATTGGAGATATTCTCTAAAAGAGGAAAAGAAAACCGGGTCCTCTGACTATTCCTACGACAAAAGTCGAAGAATTCTCTGTCCCCAGCTTGCTTTAAAGCAATAGCCAGGCACTTACTTTTGATGCTGCTACTAAGGTATTGGGTATTGCACAGGAAAGTCCCATCTTATGTAGTCAGTTTCATGCCTGCATACAGCAGGATCACCAGATATGTGAAAGCCAGCCCGAAAAGCAGCCACACACCGCCCATAGAAACTCTAGTCATATCATACCACCATTTTCATACTGAAGCGAACACAGATAATCCATTCATACCCGGGTTAATTGTTCCTTTAAAGGACTGTTAAAGTTCTTTTTTGCCCTTTCTTCCCTTTTCTTTAAACAGTTCTATTATGGTCTTCCTTGGGGCAATTCATTAACTGCACTATATGCTGTCCTTTTCTAATATATAACGTTTGTTATACTTGACTATATAATGATGATGATGATGATGATTTATCCTTTTATCCAATACCCATCCAAGCAGCAAAAAACTCAACATTGATGACTGCATCCAGACTGGATATACTTCCTACGGACTTTACGTGCAGGTGTCATTATGAGTGAGATTACAGATAACCGGCAACTAAAAATAAGGCAGGCCAATGAAGGCGATGTGGCATTGATCATGCGATTTGTACGTGCGATTGCAGAGTTTGAGAACCTCAGCGATCATGTAGTTTCAACTGAGGATTCCTTACGAAAACATCTCTTCAGGGAAAGACCGTATGCAGAGGCAGTGATAGCCGAATTGGGAAAAGAGCCTGCAGGGTTTGCAATGTTCTTCCACAATTTTTCCTCTTTCTTAGGCAGGCCTGGTTTGTACATAGAGGATATCTATGTATATCCTGAATACAGGAGCAACGGTATTGGCAGGGCACTAATGAAACACTGCGCCCAGGTTGCCCTTGAAAGGGATTGCATCAGGATGGAATGGAGTTCACTGGACTGGAACCCTGCCAGGAGGTTCTATGAGCATTTGGGAGCGCAGGGTCATGCAGAGTGGATAATGTACCGTCTTGAAGGCAGGAACCTGTCCGAACTTGCAGATGAAAGGGAATAAGGGCAACCAAAGAAAGATCAAAGGATCTTGCTCAGGAAATACTTTGTTCTTTCATGTTTTGCATGTAAGAATATATCCTCAGTCGTGCCTTCTTCCACAATCATACCGTTATCCATGAACAGAACGCGGTCGCCGACCTCTCGGGCAAATCCCATCTCATGAGTTACTACTGTCATGGTCATGCCCATCTGTGCAAGGTCTTTCATCACTCCAAGGACCTCTCCCACCATCTCAGGATCAAGTGCAGATGTAGGCTCATCAAAAAGCATGACCTTCGGATGCATCAATGAAAATGGAAAGTAATTAGACAACACATTTATATTCTCTCACCTTAACTATACGAACTAATTATTCATTAAGTCTGGTCTTACTTTCATTGGGTCGTCAAGACCTAACTATCAAAGAATCAACAATCTTTCATTATAAAATAACGTTGTCACTTGGGGGAAAAAAGATAACCGACCATGAGCCTATAAAATCAGATGTTGCCGTAAGTTCTAATGATGACTCACCGGAACAGAAGGAAAGCAAAGTGAGTACGGAACATCAGGATGCAGTTAAGGAGCTCAATAATTTAGCTGCACTCTACCAATCCCAGGGCAAATACTCTGATGCTGAGCCTCTCTACCTTCGTTCATTGGAGATGAGAGAGAGCACACTGGGTCCGGATCATCCATCTGTAGCTACAAGTCTAATTGATCTGGCCGGACTCTATCAGGTTCAGGGCAAATACTCTGTTGTTGAACCTCTCTACCTTCGTGCATTGGAAATTACAGAGAAAACATTGGGCCTGGAAAATCCCTCTTTTGCCACAATTCTCAATAGCTTGGCTGTGATCTACAAAGCCCAGGGTAAATACTCTGATGCTGAGCCTCTCTACCTTCGTTCATTGGAAATCAGAGAGACAGTACTGGGTCCGGAACATCCGGATGTAGTTGCAAGCCTGCGCAGTTTAGCCGGACTCTACCATAATCAGGGCAAACATCTCAAGGCTAAAGAGTTGTACATCAAGGCAATCACAATAATTGATAAGAACAAAAGTGAAGGTCATCCCGACTCATTAAAGTGCTTTGAGAACTATGCCCTTTTACTTGAGAAAATGGGACGAAAACGTGAGGCAGTCAAAATGCGCAATCGCGTTAAACGAACACGTTTATAAAACGCGGACATTTGTTGAAATGAGCCGGAAAATCGTTTACATTGCTACCAGCCTTGACGGTTTTATCGCAAGAAAGAATGGCGATACCGATTGGTTGGAAGAAGACCCTTCTTATGACTACTACAATGAATTCATCAAAAATGTCGAGATCATTCTGATGGGTGCCACTACTTATGAAAAGGTGATGTCCTTTGGGATTGACTGGCCTTATCCGGAAAAAATGTCGTATGTGTTCACTCATAAGAAATACACAGATGAGAGTAAAATCAAGTTCAAGGATGAGGACATAAGTTCTTTCATGAAAAAGCTCCAGGCTGAGACCACGGGTGACATCTGGATAATGGGAGGAAGCAACCTGATTAATCAATTCCTTAGAAAAGGCCTAGTGGACGAGATCGTAATAGGTATCCAGCCAATAATTCTGGGAGAAGGAATCCCTTTGTTCACTCAACCGGATGAGATCAGACTGGAGCTGACTAAGGTCAGTTCGTATGACAAAGGGATGATTCAGGTTCATTATAATGTGACCGGATAGGAGCCCGGATTCACGCCCTTGTCAGGGTGTTGTTGACAACGATGACATTTTAACGTAAGATATCATCGAGTTCCCATATAAGGAAATCTTCACTGCCTGATAAGCTCGGTCTTCCCGACTCTTCTCTTGCCGGTTATTACCAGAAAGGACGGCTTGCTTTTGTCGAGGAGGGACATGAGGGCGAGTTCTTTCTCGCGGTTGTAGAATTGCATAATGATTATTTTTATAATCATTATATTTATAATCGTTGTTTAGAGTTGAAGCAAAACTTATAGTCGCAATAATGGTGCATAGTCTGTTTCATTTCTCAGGAAACCTAAAAAAGTTGAATGATTAAGAAATCACTAATCAATGAGAAAAGATTTCAGATTTGAAAACTCTAAAATAAGAATAATTCACTAAAATAAGGTGCAAACTAGTTTTCAGACATTTCTTCTAATTTCTTTCTGTCCTTTTCATTAAAATGTGCCAATTTCCATTCCGAAGACATTATAATCGCTTTCAAAGTTAGATCGTCAAATTCAGCACCTCTGAAAGATGCTCCTTCTAATTTGGAATTCATCAACTTAACGTTCCTTAACTTGGCCATATTAAACTCTGCATTCCTCAGGTTCGCACCCTCTAGATTTGTTCCTAGCAGTTTGGCTTCCATCAGTCTTGATCCCATTAAATTAGCTCCTTTCAGGTTTGCTCCCGTCAAATTTGCATCTATTATTTCAGCATTCATCAGTAGTGCTTCTGTCAACTCAGCTCTTAACAGGTTTGTCCCAATTAAATTTGCTCCCACTAAGTTTGCTTTATTCAAATTAATTTTTTTCAGATTTGCATCCATTAGATTTGCTCCCATTAAACTAGCACCTTCCAAGTTTGCTAACATCAAATTTGCTTCCCTCATATCAGCTCCCATCAGATTGGCTCCCATTAAATCTGCTCCCTCTAGATTCGCTCTCCTCAAATTTGCCTCCCTCAAATTTGCTTCTTTCAGATTTGCTTCCATTAAATTAGCTCCTAGTAAATCTGTCTTTTCCATATCAATCCTCTGTAAATTGGCTTGAGG
Encoded proteins:
- the glnQ gene encoding glutamine transporter, ATP-binding protein, whose product is MLFDEPTSALDPEMVGEVLGVMKDLAQMGMTMTVVTHEMGFAREVGDRVLFMDNGMIVEEGTTEDIFLHAKHERTKYFLSKIL
- a CDS encoding diamine acetyltransferase, yielding MSEITDNRQLKIRQANEGDVALIMRFVRAIAEFENLSDHVVSTEDSLRKHLFRERPYAEAVIAELGKEPAGFAMFFHNFSSFLGRPGLYIEDIYVYPEYRSNGIGRALMKHCAQVALERDCIRMEWSSLDWNPARRFYEHLGAQGHAEWIMYRLEGRNLSELADERE
- a CDS encoding pentapeptide repeat protein, with the protein product MISKAIDAQYNSIKDFSGMEYIKKMVQLNFDLPLLKEDDIKEFMKHELQIDAELEQYFDIIVKGLKANQREIIRFLNSLNLMRILGESLEGETGYKEELLIKWHVLSFSSPTFVDEIKRKPDILFDVQSLARLEGEERTNVVQNFAKKELREIYYDYCANSQIIHVLSNGKELFDLNNINTYLFLSSIAPKKFKLELSSSMAEIKPQANLQRIDMEKTDLLGANLMEANLKEANLREANLRRANLEGADLMGANLMGADMREANLMLANLEGASLMGANLMDANLKKINLNKANLVGANLIGTNLLRAELTEALLMNAEIIDANLTGANLKGANLMGSRLMEAKLLGTNLEGANLRNAEFNMAKLRNVKLMNSKLEGASFRGAEFDDLTLKAIIMSSEWKLAHFNEKDRKKLEEMSEN
- a CDS encoding bifunctional deaminase-reductase-like protein, which codes for MSRKIVYIATSLDGFIARKNGDTDWLEEDPSYDYYNEFIKNVEIILMGATTYEKVMSFGIDWPYPEKMSYVFTHKKYTDESKIKFKDEDISSFMKKLQAETTGDIWIMGGSNLINQFLRKGLVDEIVIGIQPIILGEGIPLFTQPDEIRLELTKVSSYDKGMIQVHYNVTG